The following coding sequences lie in one Apium graveolens cultivar Ventura chromosome 3, ASM990537v1, whole genome shotgun sequence genomic window:
- the LOC141711349 gene encoding transport inhibitor response 1-like protein, protein MSEAQMSEDDADLAAAAAAAVVNIRTTTDYLSPYPDQVLENVLENVLIFLTSRRDRNAVSLVCKSWYRAEALTRSELYIGNCYSVSPRRATDRFKRVRSVVLKGKPRFADFSLMPPDWGAHFEPWVMEMINAYCGLEKLYLKRMSVTDDDLSVMAHSFVNFKELVLVCCEGFGTTGLAVVASKCKQLQVFDLIEAEVSDDEVDWLSCFPESGTCLESLIFDCVECPINFEALENIVAKSPALKKLRVNRYVTLDQLHRLMVRAPQLTHLGTGSFSPSENPAEPEPDLVSAFAACRSLVCLSGFRETVPDYLPAVYPVCANITSLNFSYANITAAELKPVIRNCHKLQIFWVLDSICDEGLQAVAATCKDLRELRVFPLDASEVNDGPVSDVGLQAISEGCKKLQSILYFCQQMTNAAVISMSTNCPDLEVFRLCIIGRYRPDRSTGEPMDEGFGAIVKNCKKLTRLAVSGLLTDRAFSYIGQYGKLVRTLSFAFAGDSDMGLKYVLEGCSKLEKLEIRDCPFGDEALRSGLHHYHNMRFLWMSTCRVTSQGCREIAQQVPRVIVEVFRWNQSIQEGENSDLVDTLYLYRSLEGPRADAPKFVNIL, encoded by the exons ATGAGTGAAGCTCAAATGTCAGAAGACGACGCGGATCTCGCCGCCGCCGCCGCCGCCGCCGTCGTCAACATCCGCACCACCACCGACTACTTATCTCCATATCCAGATCAAGTCCTCGAGAACGTCCTAGAAAACGTGCTTATTTTCCTAACGTCACGGCGAGACCGGAACGCCGTGTCGTTAGTGTGTAAATCATGGTACCGTGCAGAAGCACTCACTAGATCGGAACTCTATATCGGTAATTGTTACTCGGTCTCGCCGAGACGAGCCACGGACCGGTTTAAGCGAGTCCGGTCCGTGGTATTAAAGGGGAAACCAAGGTTTGCTGATTTTAGTTTGATGCCTCCGGATTGGGGCGCTCACTTTGAACCGTGGGTTATGGAAATGATCAATGCTTATTGTGGACTCGAAAAACTTTATTTGAAACGGATGAGTGTTACGGATGATGATCTCTCGGTAATGGCTCATTCGTTTGTGAATTTTAAGGAGCTTGTGCTTGTTTGTTGTGAAGGGTTCGGTACTACTGGTCTTGCTGTTGTTGCTTCTAAGTGCAA GCAACTTCAAGTTTTTGATCTAATTGAGGCCGAGGTATCGGATGATGAAGTGGATTGGCTTTCTTGTTTCCCGGAGAGTGGAACTTGTCTTGAGTCTCTGATTTTTGATTGTGTTGAATGTCCTATAAATTTTGAGGCATTGGAGAATATAGTTGCGAAGTCGCCGGCTTTGAAAAAACTTAGAGTGAACAGGTATGTTACACTAGATCAGCTTCATCGATTGATGGTCCGTGCCCCGCAATTGACTCATTTGGGGACTGGCTCATTCAGTCCTTCGGAGAATCCTGCTGAACCGGAGCCGGATCTTGTATCTGCCTTTGCTGCTTGCAGATCATTGGTTTGCCTTTCTGGGTTTAGGGAAACTGTACCAGATTATCTACCTGCAGTGTATCCAGTCTGTGCTAACATCACTTCTCTTAACTTTAGCTATGCAAACATCACTGCAGCTGAACTCAAGCCAGTCATAAGAAATTGCCATAAACTCCAGATTTTTTGG GTACTGGATTCTATATGCGATGAAGGATTACAAGCAGTAGCTGCTACATGTAAGGATCTTCGAGAGCTTCGGGTATTTCCTTTAGATGCTTCGGAGGTTAATGATGGTCCTGTTTCTGACGTGGGTCTTCAAGCTATTTCTGAAGGGTGCAAGAAATTGCAGTCAATTTTGTATTTCTGTCAGCAGATGACTAATGCAGCTGTGATATCCATGTCTACTAACTGTCCAGATCTTGAAGTTTTCCGACTTTGTATTATTGGGCGATACCGCCCGGACCGTAGTACTGGAGAACCAATGGACGAGGGGTTTGGAGCAATTGTGAAGAATTGTAAGAAGCTTACAAGGTTAGCTGTTTCTGGTTTACTTACTGATAGGGCTTTCAGTTATATCGGACAATATGGGAAACTGGTTCGGACATTGTCATTTGCTTTCGCGGGAGACAGTGACATGGGACTGAAATACGTGCTTGAGGGTTGCTCTAAATTGGAGAAGCTTGAGATCAGGGATTGCCCTTTTGGAGATGAAGCTTTGCGATCTGGTTTGCATCACTATCACAATATGAGGTTCCTTTGGATGTCAACTTGCAGGGTAACTAGCCAGGGTTGCAGGGAGATAGCCCAACAAGTTCCTCGGGTGATTGTGGAAGTATTTAGATGGAATCAGTCTATACAAGAAGGGGAGAATTCTGATCTTGTGGACACATTGTACTTGTATAGGTCACTTGAAGGTCCCAGGGCTGATGCACCAAAATTCGTGAATATCCTCTGA